The stretch of DNA GTGAGGGAGCAAGTCATTGCAAGTGTTAGCCATGAAATGCGAACCCCCATGAATGCTATTCTAGGTATGAGCAATTTATTGCAGCGAACGCCATTGAATGCGGAGCAACTGAGTTATGTTGATTCCATCCATCATTCTTCGGAGCTATTGTTAGGTATTATTAATGATATTCTTCAAATATCTGAACTGCATCATAAAGTAGCGCACTTTGATCAACAAGCCTTTTCACTCAAGGCCCTTTTATTTCACTTGCAAGAGGTAATGCAAGACAAACTGAAAGAGAAAGCGCTCCAGTTTGGTACAGAGATAGCCGTAGGCATACCTGAAATGATAGTTGGCGATAAAATTCGCCTTAGCCAGATCTTATATAATTTGGTGGGGAATGCCATTAAATTCACAGATGAAGGATTCGTTCATTTGAAAATCGAAAGGGTCCGCCAGGAAGGAAAATCCTTACGCCTTAAGTTTTCCATAAAAGATACAGGCATAGGTGTTCCAGCTGAACTGTGGGATTCCATTTTCGAACCCTTCACTAGGGTGATTTACGAAGATAGGATCGTAGAGGGAATAGGATTGGGGCTGGCCATCACCAAGCAATTGGTAGAATTACAGGGCGGTGAGATTGGCTTAGAGAGCAAAGAAAACAATGGGTCAACTTTCTTTTTTGAACTGAACTTTGGAATATACCAGTCAAATGACCTCGGTGCGGATATATCAAAGGAAAACATCAACCTAAAAGAACACCTTTCTTTTAAGGTTTTAATTGTGGAAGATCACCTAATGAACCAATTTGTAGTGAAGAAAACCTTACAAAAACAATGGAAGAACATCCAAATAACGATTGCCAATAACGGAAAAGAAGCCTTGCAATACCTGAAAAATAAAGCGGAATACGATATCATTTTGATGGATTTGCAAATGCCTATCATGGATGGATACCAAACAACGGCTTACATTCGGAATAAAATGCCCAAGCCCATTTGTAATATCCCCATCTTGGCGATGACGGCCCATACCCATATCTCTGAGGAAGGGAAAATAAGAGAATTTGGTATGAACGATTATCTGTTAAAACCTTTTGACCCACAACAACTTTTTGAAAAAATCGTAAATTATCTGGACAAAAAACAGTTGGATGCCTGATAATAATTATCAATTTATTAACCTTGACTACCTTGAAACTATTTCTGGTGGTGACCGAGTGACACAGCAAACCATTTTGAAAATACTTTGTGATGATCTCGAAACGCTTTTCGCACAACTACAGCCATT from Saprospiraceae bacterium encodes:
- a CDS encoding response regulator, producing MHKRLSGLGAKADILFIEDDYSYARLVEIWLSESDLLHFTLTNATSLSAGIQMLEAKKTYDAILLDLSLPDSNGFETLEKMINRFPNHNIIVLTGRMDVALGMQAVKSGAQDFLIKGEFGSKELAKSLLYSIERSSILSRLEEAQHIAQVGHWECNSSESYFYASKEVYRIFGLEDERTFNCDDLMKGDTPFQILMEIEQEAKEKGEIRKDLLLERVDGEQRFVSLHCKPSHIKDDNYVFHGVIQDLTIRKQAEEMKRSHELAEQTAKVREQVIASVSHEMRTPMNAILGMSNLLQRTPLNAEQLSYVDSIHHSSELLLGIINDILQISELHHKVAHFDQQAFSLKALLFHLQEVMQDKLKEKALQFGTEIAVGIPEMIVGDKIRLSQILYNLVGNAIKFTDEGFVHLKIERVRQEGKSLRLKFSIKDTGIGVPAELWDSIFEPFTRVIYEDRIVEGIGLGLAITKQLVELQGGEIGLESKENNGSTFFFELNFGIYQSNDLGADISKENINLKEHLSFKVLIVEDHLMNQFVVKKTLQKQWKNIQITIANNGKEALQYLKNKAEYDIILMDLQMPIMDGYQTTAYIRNKMPKPICNIPILAMTAHTHISEEGKIREFGMNDYLLKPFDPQQLFEKIVNYLDKKQLDA